One Papaver somniferum cultivar HN1 chromosome 10, ASM357369v1, whole genome shotgun sequence genomic window carries:
- the LOC113318308 gene encoding uncharacterized protein LOC113318308 has product MFYNLYENYLQRVEEQQVTDDHAVEVTNDPKDNMERDAENLGIELQLNDDIVHDIQMQDADKLDDNQDALSQTSSDVPLATRLQKMLTANCEKVAAKKVATKRPPEKKPAKTPFGPITRSNPQKRVDPNFESGSKFPGSFKEKAKSKAVQQETTLPMNKRKKPEPFLADAKKTKLAKSKAVQQETTLPMNKRKKPEPLLADAKKTKLALKNRKKISTI; this is encoded by the exons ATGTTTTATAATTTATATGAAAATTATTTGCAACGTGTAGAAGAGCAGCAAGTTACAGATGATCATGCAGTTGAAGTTACAAATGATCCAAAG GATAACATGGAGCGGGATGCAGAAAATTTGGGTATCGAGTTACAGCTGAATGATGACATAGTGCACGATATTCAGATGCAAGATGCTGACAAATTGGATGATAAT CAAGATGCCCTAAGTCAAACGTCAAGCGACGTGCCACTGGCCACCAGGCTTCAAAAGATGCTTACTGCAAATTGCGAAAAGGTTGCTGCCAAGAAGGTTGCTACCAAGAGACCTCCCGAAAAGAAACCTGCAAAAACACCTTTCGGACCAATAACTCGTTCTAATCCTCAAAAAAGGGTGGATCCCAATTTCGAAAGTGGAAGTAAGTTCCCCGGTTCGTTCAAAGAAAAGGCGAAGTCGAAagctgttcaacaagaaaccACACTGCCAATgaataaaaggaaaaaaccagAGCCATTTTtggcagatgcaaagaaaacTAAGTTGGCGAAGTCGAAagctgttcaacaagaaaccACACTGCCAATgaataaaaggaaaaaaccagAACCACTTTtggcagatgcaaagaaaacTAAGTTGGCGCTCAAAAATCGTAAGAAAATCTCCACTATATAA